AAATAGCATCGAATTTAGTGCTTGGTCTCGCCGAGGCCCACAGCGTTCTTGGCCTGCTGGAAGAGCGAGTCCTTGTTCTCGTTGCTGAGATTGTGTATTAGCCAGGCTAGCAGAACGAGTTATTTTGCTTACGAGTTGCCAGAGAGGGTGTCGCCCAACTTCTGGGAGTCGGACTTAGTCTCGTTGGGCTGACAGTCGAGGCTGCAGAGTCAAGGTTGCCCTTGATGGTGTCACCGATTTGCTCAGTGCTAAGGTCGAATGTTAGAATATTACAGGAGCCAAGAATAACCAACAACGTACGTGGTCTTCTGGGAGTCAGGCTTAGCGCAGCACCGGCCTTGTCGGTGAAGGATTGACGTCCAGCTTCAGACATGATGAGTTAGAGTAGTTAGAGTAGTAGTAGGTAGAGTGTGTTGTGAGTGAGTGAAGAACAAGTGCGCAATCAGGCCAGTTTATATATGCATCATAGACTATCTAATTTGTCCTGAGTACGGTCGTGCCCAGAGTGGATGGGCAATTACTATGACGCACCGACTAACACTACACACGTAGTGTATGACGCACTGGAGTATCGTAATGGTCATGGGTTCCACATTAGGTAACCCATGATTCAGATTGACTGTGCGATTTCTAGGTCGCGTGATAGCTTTCGGTCCGATACGCGCATCGATGCACTGGTTCCACGCCTTATCAAGACTGTTCCGACTATGCGTCGCCAAGAGGGCAGTTAAGCACAGTCAGCAGACCATGGGCTCACGTGATATGACATCATACGACTACAACACACCGAAGTAGTTTTCGATCGATTTTAATGCAAATTCAAACCCGATTACCCCTTTGCCTTGATGCCCCTATTTGCTTATTTTGGCCATAGCCACCACGGCCGTTATTCAACTTACATTCGT
The window above is part of the Rhizoctonia solani chromosome 7, complete sequence genome. Proteins encoded here:
- a CDS encoding heat shock proteins (HSP9 and HSP12) family protein, with translation MSEAGRQSFTDKAGAALSLTPRRPPLSKSPNETKSDSQKLGDTLSGNSNENKDSLFQQAKNAVGLGETKH